The following are encoded together in the Malaya genurostris strain Urasoe2022 chromosome 3, Malgen_1.1, whole genome shotgun sequence genome:
- the LOC131437355 gene encoding uncharacterized protein LOC131437355, protein MQDTETGEENYGQYRNCSLYHDAETGENSYYPTFELRRDRSNFSIPRQYLHNKETVEVKQKEGCINKLDYSYPLVSREKVMNLKKETILGYNKTSHLLLLIPSLFIVSKLAAILIIFIEAALHIWAHKKNNSNSNPDIYYRSPMHITTKHFCGICRDQRQMNKIEQLQDKRMKQMQNYVRDLAKNIA, encoded by the exons ATGCAGGATACGGAAACTGGAGAAGAGAATTATGGGCAATACAGAAACTGTTCCCTGTATCACGACGCGGAAACAGGCGAAAACAGTTACTACCCGACATTCGAGCTTCGCCGGGATCGGTCAAACTTTTCCATACCAAGACAGTACTTGCATAATAAGGAAACAGTTGAAGTTAAACAAAAGGAGGGATGTATTAATAAGCTCGACTATAGCTATCCTTTAGTAAGCCGGGAAAAGGTTATGAATTTGAAAAAG GAAACCATACTCGGTTACAATAAAACAAGCCATCTACTTCTGCTGATACCATCACTATTCATTGTGTCCAAGTTAGCCGCTATATTGATTATCTTCATTGAAGCTGCCCTTCATATCTGGGCTCATAAAAAGAACAACAGCAACTCCAATCCAGACATCTATTACCGAAGTCCAATGCACATAACTACGAAGCATTTCTGCGGAATCTGTCGCGACCAACGCCAGATGAATAAAATTGAACAGCTACAGGATAAGAGAATGAAACAGATGCAAAATTATGTCCGAGACCTGGCGAAAAATATAGCTTAG
- the LOC131436566 gene encoding uncharacterized HTH-type transcriptional regulator YdfD has translation MNTRREVPMRHLFDGSDLNVYDQNVANLSAGAPGPDLLTECCEIFRVATEHRMKFECDNNAYLFQYGPTVGTTEFRETLAGFLSKGYACKVNKSDVVLTSGATHGLHLILSTLIDLSGVIFVDEVTYMIALEAFCQFDSMRIVSVPLNQNGPVIEKLSSLINQYKFKPSAGKLFWGVYYTMPTFHNPTGILFTEEINKQLIALARSSDILIACDDVYNMLHYSVNESGDPADGQSPKRLFGYDIADMQTDGWKGNVISNGSFSKILSPGVRLGWMECPPRCVEVFRVSGILKSGGAANNYTGGIVTSLIQLGLAEQQLKKYSEKYAERLRAADEVLKLKLPDGCTFNSPRGGYFIWIRFPESVDCNDFNRYCLENFGVTAIAGSRFSLGDTHRNCLRLTFAFHPVEYLRKSVEKLCVAIGQYLALKSN, from the exons ATGAATACTCGTCGGGAAGTGCCGATGCGCCACCTTTTTGATGGTAGCGATCTAAACGTGTACGACCAGAACGTCGCGAACTTATCCGCTGGCGCACCAGGGCCGGATCTGCTGACCGAATGCTGTGAGATATTCCGTGTTGCAACCGAGCACCGAATG AAATTTGAGTGCGACAATAACGCCTATCTCTTTCAATACGGACCTACTGTTGGAACTACTGAATTTCGAGAAACCTTGGCTGGATTTCTTTCGAAAGGATATGCATGCAAAGTGAATAA ATCCGATGTAGTCCTAACTTCAGGTGCCACCCATGGACTTCACCTGATCCTTTCAACACTGATAGATTTGTCTGGTGTTATCTTCGTTGATGAAGTGACTTATATGATTGCTCTTGAAGCATTCTGTCAATTTGATTCGATGCGAATTGTTTCAG TTCCTCTGAATCAAAATGGGCCCGTAATAGAGAAGTTATCATCGTTAATCAATCAATACAAATTCAAACCTTCGGCGGGTAAATTATTCTGGGGTGTTTATTATACCATGCCTACATTCCACAACCCCACCGGAATACTGTTTACTGAAG AAATCAACAAACAACTGATAGCGTTGGCCAGGTCCAGCGATATCTTGATAGCCTGTGACGATGTTTATAATATGCTTCACTACAGTGTAAACGAAAGCGGCGATCCCGCAGATGGACAGTCTCCGAAGCGTTTGTTTGGGTATGATATCGCTGATATGCAAACGGATGGCTGGAAGGGTAATGTGATATCGAACGGGTCATTCTCGAAAATTCTTTCCCCCGGTGTTCGACTCGGTTGGATGGAGTGTCCTCCCCGGTGCGTTGAGGTATTCCGTGTCAG CGGAATTCTGAAAAGTGGAGGAGCAGCTAACAACTACACCGGTGGTATTGTGACCAGTTTGATTCAGCTGGGTCTTGCCGAACAGCAACTGAAGAAGTATTCGGAAAAATATGCCGAACGACTGAGGGCTGCTGATGAGGTGTTAAAACTGAAGCTTCCTGATGGCTGCACATTCAACAGCCCCCGGGGTGGCTACTTCATCTGGATCCGTTTCCCGGAAAGTGTCGATTGCAACGATTTCAATCGGTACTGCCTGGAGAATTTCGGTGTCACAGCGATCGCCGGCAGTAGATTTTCCCTCGGCGATACACACAGAAACTGCTTGAGATTGACATTTGCATTTCATCCAGTGGAATATCTGCGAAAGAGTGTTGAAAAATTATGCGTAGCCATTGGACAGTATCTAGCCTTGAAGAGTAATTAG
- the LOC131436565 gene encoding splicing factor Cactin, with the protein MWDEPEHKTTAFVWQKKLEKQGLKDLSRKELEALNRKKQQENVIELEKLKKRRQEREHQQQQREDDLYLMQRSKEAAQFDEWQRQEETFHLEQAKLRSKIRIQDGRAKPIDLLAQYISEQNLEESIEMQMHEPYTYLNGLGLDDLEDLLADIKVYNDLEKSQNADYWCDLTIIVEDELQKLRKVEAEKQRMATGRREGIHQSVAKDVTQIFKGKSSSQLEELKKKIEDKINSQQDGLDIGYWESLLSQLKAHMARARLRDRHQDNLKTKLEMLKKEQELNIKKEEDFDSEAGPSRACPTESRNEEALDEGSQDSSSQSGSDQVKDEENMENDLLNECFELYKKGGYEPKYISEKDLESGIEIITEEKDEDDLDLLRQKVLGINQDDDTFSKDEIALRKEAKRGMNDDEAEFSVESRVDNQIYLWSDKYRPRKPRYFNRVHTGFEWNKYNQTHYDMDNPPPKIVQGYKFNIFYPDLINKNTTPQYFLTPCSDNPDFATLRFHAGPPYEDIAFKIVNREWEFSYKRGFRCQFHNNIFQLWFHFKRYRYRR; encoded by the coding sequence ATGTGGGACGAACCGGAACACAAGACAACCGCATTTGTGTGGCAGAAGAAACTCGAAAAGCAAGGTTTAAAAGACCTATCTCGCAAAGAGCTGGAAGCGCTGAACCGCAAGAAGCAGCAGGAAAATGTAATCGAATTGGAGAAATTGAAAAAGCGACGCCAGGAACGGGAGCACCAGCAACAGCAGCGGGAGGATGATTTGTACTTGATGCAACGTTCGAAAGAAGCTGCCCAGTTTGATGAGTGGCAACGCCAGGAAGAAACTTTTCATCTGGAACAAGCGAAACTGAGAAGTAAGATTCGTATTCAGGATGGTCGGGCGAAACCGATTGATTTACTTGCCCAGTACATATCCGAGCAGAATCTGGAGGAGTCAATTGAAATGCAGATGCACGAACCGTACACGTATCTAAACGGTTTAGGTTTAGACGATTTGGAGGATTTGCTGGCGGATATTAAAGTGTACAATGATCTGGAGAAGAGTCAAAATGCGGATTACTGGTGCGATTTGACTATCATCGTGGAAGATGAGCTGCAGAAGTTGCGTAAGGTTGAAGCAGAAAAGCAGCGAATGGCTACCGGGCGACGGGAGGGTATTCACCAAAGTGTAGCAAAAGATGTTAcgcaaattttcaaaggaaaGAGTTCGTCGCAGTTGGAGGAATTGAAGAAGAAAATCGAGGACAAAATAAATAGCCAACAGGACGGTTTGGATATAGGTTACTGGGAAAGTTTACTATCGCAGCTGAAAGCTCACATGGCTAGAGCAAGATTGAGAGATCGGCACCAGGATAATTTGAAAACGAAGCTGGAAATGCTGAAAAAAGAGCAAGAGTTAAATATCAAAAAGGAAGAAGATTTTGACTCTGAGGCTGGACCAAGTAGAGCTTGTCCGACGGAATCGAGAAATGAGGAGGCATTAGATGAAGGTTCCCAAGATAGTAGTAGTCAATCTGGAAGCGATCAAGTTAAGGATGAGGAAAACATGGAAAACGATCTTCTGAACGAATGTTTTGAGCTTTATAAAAAAGGAGGTTACGAACCGAAGTACATTTCAGAAAAAGATCTAGAATCAGGTATTGAAATCATTACGGAGGAAAAGGACGAAGATGACTTAGATCTTTTACGACAAAAAGTCCTTGGGATCAATCAAGACGATGACACATTCTCCAAAGACGAAATAGCTTTGCGAAAGGAGGCAAAACGTGGTATGAACGATGACGAAGCGGAATTTTCTGTTGAATCCCGAGTTGATAACCAAATTTATCTCTGGTCGGATAAATACCGCCCTAGGAAGCCACGTTACTTCAATCGGGTTCACACGGGTTTCGAGTGGAATAAATACAATCAAACTCACTACGACATGGACAACCCTCCGCCGAAAATAGTTCAAGGCTACAAGTTCAACATTTTCTATCCGGATTTGATCAATAAAAATACCACACCGCAGTACTTCTTAACACCGTGTTCGGATAATCCGGACTTTGCAACGTTGCGCTTTCATGCTGGGCCTCCGTACGAGGATATCGCATTCAAAATCGTAAACCGAGAGTGGGAGTTCAGCTACAAACGAGGGTTCCGGTGTCAGTTCCacaacaatatttttcaactttggTTCCATTTCAAACGTTACCGATATAgacgataa